The nucleotide sequence ATTGAGCGCTCGACCGATACCGGCTGCAACATGACACTTCGGCGCGAGCCGCCGATCAGGACGTTGGCTCCGAGGCCGGGGCCCAGGGCGACATTGCCGCTCGCTCCCACATAGCTGCCCCGCAACGTGCCCGGACCGACACGCGAGTTCTTGGCGAACACAGCCCACGACAAGGTACCGGCCGAGGTTACGCCAAGGTCAAGACCGACGCGTCTGATGCGTCCCTCATAGATGTATTGTCGCTGCGGCCGTTGTGCATAGAATACGCAGCGCAGCGACTGCGCGGATCCAAGCACCAGTCCGACGCGCGGCGTGCTGAAACACAATAGTCTGCCGACTCTGAACGTCTCCGCGCGGGCCGGCGAGGCGGCCGTGCAAAGCAAGATAAATGTGCCGATGGACCCAAGGAGCCGCACAATTCGCATTCAAGCCTCCACTTGGTTTTTCGTGTCCGCAGAGGTTGCTGCGGGCCGTCGGTCCTGCCGAAGCCAAAACGTGATGCCGAGGCCAATGAGCAAGACAGCGCCCAGCAGGAAGAAGAAGAAGGACTGCTTCAGCCAGGATATCGCCGGGACTGCAACGCCCATCGCAAGGCCGAGGAAGGAGATTTGCAGCGAAAGAAGGCTGACACCCGCGAGGAACGTGCCGAGCGCGAGCAATGTCAGGAGGACCAGGCCGGTTGCCGGTGTTGGAAGCAACTGCTGGACGCCGGAGACCAGCATGATGTTCATCGTGACGAGGACGGCAATCCAGTGCAGCGTCTGTGTCCAGATCAATCGAAGCTGCGCCTCCTTGCCTTCGGTCTCTGGCCATTTCGTGACGACGCATACCACGCCGATGGCAAGTGCCAAGAATTCCCAGTAGCCGACGAGAGGCTGGTGCGAGACGTTGGCATAGGCGACGCCTGCGATGGCGAGCACGAGCGCCACCACATAGGGAAGCTGCTGCAAGAGGAAGTGGGGCATCCCCGATTGCCTCGATGGAGGCTCAGGGTCGTCGCTTCGCTGCGGATGAATTTCGCTCATGGCCGATCTACTCACGCTTGTCCGCTGCTGTTCGCTTGGGATCGTCGCCAAGGTAGTCCTCGACATAGAACCTGATGATCGCGACCCGACCGATGGCGACCAGTGGCATGGCGAGCGCGATCCCCATGACGCCGAATA is from Bradyrhizobium sp. ISRA430 and encodes:
- a CDS encoding DUF992 domain-containing protein — protein: MRIVRLLGSIGTFILLCTAASPARAETFRVGRLLCFSTPRVGLVLGSAQSLRCVFYAQRPQRQYIYEGRIRRVGLDLGVTSAGTLSWAVFAKNSRVGPGTLRGSYVGASGNVALGPGLGANVLIGGSRRSVMLQPVSVERSIGLNLAAGVTNLTLGPRGRR